The Nostoc sp. UHCC 0926 nucleotide sequence TAACCACTAGTGCGCTCAGTTTTTCAGCTACTTTACTAGAAAAAGCACTGGAAATGGTAACTTTTTTAATAGTTGTCTGGTCAATTTCTCAACAGATAGCTGTTGCTCTGCTTATGTATACAATTATAGGCAACTTGATTGCTGTTTACTTAAATCGAGAATTAATTAAGATTAATCAAGCAGAACTTGAATCTAAAGCTGATTATAGTTATTGTCTAACTCATGTCCGTAATCACGCTGAGTCAATAGCTTTTTTTCAAGGAGAAAAACAAGAACTGAATATAATTCAACGCCGATTTAGCATCCTCATAAAAAATATTAAAGAAAAGATTAATTGGGAGAGAAATCAGGCAATTTTTAACAGAGGATATCGGGGTACTATCGAATTTCTCACGCTCTTAGTACTCGCACCTTTATTTATTAGAGGTGAAATTGATTTCGGACAAATTGGACAAGCTACTACAGCTTGTTATATGTTTGCTGGTGCTTTGGAAGAATTAATAGCTGAATTTGGCGTTTCTGGGCGATTTTCTAGTTACGTTCAGCGTTTATCTGATTTTTCAGATGCTTTGGAATCAGTGGCAAAACAACCTGAAAACGTCGGTACTATTAAAACAATAGAAGAGAATTATTTTGCTTTTGAGAATGTCACTTTACAAACGCCAAACTATGAACAGGTAATCGTCGAAAACTTGTCACTAACTGTTCAGCCAGGAGAAGGTTTATTGATTGTTGGGCCAAGTGGTCGAGGTAAAAGTTCTATGTTGAGAGCGATCGCTGGTTTGTGGAATGCAGGAACTGGTCGTTTGGTGCGTCCTCCCCTAAAAGAAGTCTTATTTTTACCCCAACGTCCTTATATAATTCTGGGAACTTTGCGCGAACAGTTGCTTTATCCTAAAACTAATCGTCAATTGACCGACGCAGAACTCAAAGAAGTTTTGCAACAAGTTAACCTGCAAAATTTGCTAAGTCGAGTTGAAAGTTTTGATACTGAAGTTCCTTGGGAGAATATATTGTCCTTGGGAGAACAGCAACGCCTAGCTTTCGCGCGCCTGTTGGTGACTAATCCAAGGTTCACTATATTAGATGAAGCAACAAGTGCCTTAGATTTGAAGAATGAAGGAACTTTATATCAACAATTACAAGAAACGAAAACAACATTTATTAGTGTTGGACATCGAGAAAGTTTATTTAATTATCACCAGTGGGTTCTGGAACTTTCACAAGATTCTAGTTGGCAACTTATGACTGTGCAGGATTATCGAAATCAAAAAACAATAAATATTCAAAGCACGCTTAATAATGAGTCGCAAACTCAATCACAAATATTGATGGAAACAATCAGAAGTGAAGGGCTTTCTCATAAGGTAATAAGTGAATTAACTAACTATTCCATTAGCACTATCAGAAGTAAGGCAAGCAAAGGAGATTCTATTACTACTAGGGACGGCTTGACGTACCGCTATAATAAGAACCCAAGTGTGTTGAAATGGCTGAGAGTTTAGTGGTTTGACAATTTGTTCAGTCTGGTGAATTATCGTCTGTGAAAGAATGGGTTTCTATTTTGATTTGTAAACATCGCCCTTGCTCAGATCCCCGACTTTTTAAAAAAGTTGGGGATCTTGTTGTTCACTAATGAATGACTTATAATTTGTGTGTATAGGAATCTGGTTTATTATTAAACATAATTATGTATGAAAGAAGTTAACAGCAAAGAAAACATGCAAGAGTAGGGACGGGTTTAAAAATATTATTAATTACTAATGATGATCTCGGCGAACCCATCCCTACTTGTTCAATAATCAAATAAAATTACTATAGTTTGATATTGATAATTATTAAATAATTTTTTCTTAAGTTTCTTAAGTTTCTTAAGTTTCCTAAATAACTGAGAAGAATTACTTATTAACTGTCTTAACTGACCTTGAAAATATATTTAATTAATGATATATACTTAGTTGAAACCCATTTTTTTAAGGAAAAGTCTATGCCTACAAACACAGTCAAAACAGTGGATATTGCAGCGCTACCATTCTTTGCGCGTTTCTTGGAAGAGCAATCTACTGAAGGAACAGATGTTCCTTGGACTTACAAGTATCCTTCGGATTTAGAAGATAAATAATTTAGTCTTCTGCATTTTAAAGTATCTTTCTTGTCAGGGAAATACCTTGTAATTGGCTTCATCATAATTTAATGGAGTAGCAGTTATCAAATAACTGAAAACTATTCTTAGATACGCGATCGCTTTCATATTACCTTATCCATAAGATGGAGGTGATTGCTTTTTTTAGACACCTAAAATCTTCAAAAATTCCTGGGTTATAGAAAGCAATTTATTTGCTATTCCTTAATAGCTGCCTCCTAAAAGTATCAAAAAATATATTTTATGCACCTGTCTCGTGATGTTGTTTTATTAATCACCCACAGTGGTGATTTCTTCACAATAGATAGAGTGGCAGAATCCTTATCAAAAAAAGGGGTGCAACCATTTCGTCTAGATACTGATAAATTTCCTCTAGAAGTGCAATTAACAGCATATTTTGATAAGTCTAAAAGCTACCACACTATAGAATATGATAACCACTCTATCAGCACAGAGCAGGTGCAAGCTGTTTGGTTGCGCCGCATTTGGGAACCACAACTGAGTCAAGAATTAGCGCCCAAGTTCCGAGAAGCTTGCGTTAGAGAATCACAAGCAACTTTAGATGGTTTTTGGGACAGCCTCAAGGGAGCTACGTGGGTAGATAATTTAGAGCGGATAGATTATGCAAGTAACAAGCTGCGTCAACTACGCATTGCGTCTGAAGTAGGTTTTGTTATTCCCCAGACTCTTGTCACCAACAAAGCCCAAGCAGCACGAGAGTTTTTCGGGCAAGTCAAGGGCAAAATGGTGAGCAAGCTCTTAACTCCTCTTTCCTACAGTATGGAAGCTAACTCCTCATTCTTTCTGTAC carries:
- a CDS encoding ABC transporter ATP-binding protein/permease — encoded protein: MPTQVVQAKPSTNAFSDFIQFWQDIRAIAGPYWYPTKPGERAFSDVIRAWGMLILLIFLIFALVAATTYNSFIHRYLIDVIIQEKDYSKFTYTISFYAVGLVLITLLVGFTKFIRKQISLDWYQWLDNHILNKYLNNRAYYKINFKADIDNPDQRLSQEIEPITTSALSFSATLLEKALEMVTFLIVVWSISQQIAVALLMYTIIGNLIAVYLNRELIKINQAELESKADYSYCLTHVRNHAESIAFFQGEKQELNIIQRRFSILIKNIKEKINWERNQAIFNRGYRGTIEFLTLLVLAPLFIRGEIDFGQIGQATTACYMFAGALEELIAEFGVSGRFSSYVQRLSDFSDALESVAKQPENVGTIKTIEENYFAFENVTLQTPNYEQVIVENLSLTVQPGEGLLIVGPSGRGKSSMLRAIAGLWNAGTGRLVRPPLKEVLFLPQRPYIILGTLREQLLYPKTNRQLTDAELKEVLQQVNLQNLLSRVESFDTEVPWENILSLGEQQRLAFARLLVTNPRFTILDEATSALDLKNEGTLYQQLQETKTTFISVGHRESLFNYHQWVLELSQDSSWQLMTVQDYRNQKTINIQSTLNNESQTQSQILMETIRSEGLSHKVISELTNYSISTIRSKASKGDSITTRDGLTYRYNKNPSVLKWLRV
- a CDS encoding microviridin/marinostatin family tricyclic proteinase inhibitor, producing the protein MPTNTVKTVDIAALPFFARFLEEQSTEGTDVPWTYKYPSDLEDK
- a CDS encoding MvdC family ATP-grasp ribosomal peptide maturase: MHLSRDVVLLITHSGDFFTIDRVAESLSKKGVQPFRLDTDKFPLEVQLTAYFDKSKSYHTIEYDNHSISTEQVQAVWLRRIWEPQLSQELAPKFREACVRESQATLDGFWDSLKGATWVDNLERIDYASNKLRQLRIASEVGFVIPQTLVTNKAQAAREFFGQVKGKMVSKLLTPLSYSMEANSSFFLYTSTVREEDLQDAESLRYCPMVFQEQIPKQQELRVVYVNGNVFVGALNADVYAAAKVDWRKPGVDIGAWQHHQLPDEVVHRLKAFMGKFGLLFGALDFIVTPSGEYVFLEINPVGEWGMLEKDLDLPIASAIADALLQRKNE